In Acidobacteriota bacterium, the DNA window AGATCACGGTGCCGTCGGACAAGCAGACGCGCCAGCCGGGCGACCCGGGCTGGGCCCCGGCAGACACTGTCCGCGTGCAGAGCGTGGAGAAAGACATGCCCGCCGCCAAAGCCGGGTTGCTCCCCGGGGATGAGATCGTGCAGATCGACGGCAAGGCGGTGAAGTCGCTGGTCGGCGTGCAGCTCTACCTGCAGAAGGCAAAAGATAATCCGGTCGAGCTCACCGTGCTCCGCGGCGTTCCCCAGGGTGCTGCCCAGAACGCCGGCCAGCAGGTAAAGCTCACTGTGAAGCCCGTGCTCGCTTCCAGTGAGGAGAGCGATGGCGAGAAGTACTACCGCGTGGGATTCTCCGCGCCCGGCCGCCTGCGCGTCGACCGTCTTCCGTTCACCGCGGCGGTGAGCCGGTCGGTCGAGACCAACATCCGCTTCTCCGGCATGATCTTTGAGTTGCTGCGCAAGCTGGTGCAGCGCAAAGTCTCTATCAAGCAGTTCGACGGCCCCATCGGCATCGGACGCGCCGCCGGCGAAGCCGCGCAGCGCAAAGGATGGCTGCCGCTCATCCTGCTCACCGCCGCCATCAGCTTGAACCTGGGCATCTTCAACCTGCTGCCCATCCCCATCATGGACGGTGGCGTGATCCTGCTGCTCGCCATCGAAGGCCTGATGCGGCGCGACATCAATGCGCGCATCAAGGAACGCATCTACCAGGCCGCGTTCGTCTTCTTGATCCTGTTCGCCGTGGTCGTGATCTATAACGACTTGGCGAAATTGCCCGGCCTGGGAAAGTTCCTGCCGTAAGCAGAGAGAAATAAAAACAGGAGGAGTGGAGGAAGGGAGGAAAAGCCTTCCTACTTCTCTTGGTCTTGTTTTGCCCGGGTGCCAGAAAACAAAAGAAATCACAGAGAGATAGAAGAAAAGCAGAAAGAAATAAGAAGAAATAAAAACCTCCTCTCCTCCCCTCCCCCTGCTTTCATTTGATTTACCGTGAGTGTTTGGAAACCCACTCCTGCGCCAGCCGCTTCGCCTGCGCGATCTCTTCCGGCTTCATCTCTGCCGTGAGCGCCTGCACCGCGTCAGCCGCGTTCGAGTCGCCGGCCTCGCCCGCCAGCGCAAACCATTTGTAAGCCTGCACCAGGTCTTTTTCCACCCCGCGCCCATCGGCGTAGAGCACGCCGAGGTTGTTCTGCGCGGCGACAACTCCATGCTCGGCGGCCTTGCCCAGCCACAGCGCCGCTTGCCGGTCGTCGTCGGCTTCCGTCTTGCCTTCCGAATACAGCTGCTCGGAGTACAGCAAGCCGAGGTTGTACTCGGCCATGGGATTGCCCGCCTCGGCCGCCAACCGGAACCAGCGCGCCGCTTCCGCGCCATCTTGCTTCACTCCCTTGCCCTGCGCATACAGGATGCCCAGGTTGATCGCCGCCTGCTGGTCGCCTTGCGCGGCGGCCTTCTGGTACCACTTCGCGGCTTCCACCGGGTCGGCTGCGACGCCGCGTCCTTTGGCGAGGATGAGCGCGAGGTTGAACTGCGCCGTCGCGTTCCCTAAGACAGCCGCCTTGCGATACCACTTCACCGCCTCCGCCGCGCTCTGCGGCACGCCGTTGCCGTGCTCGTACATGTTGCCCAGCACGAAGGCCGCGCCGGCGTCGCCGGCATTGGCTTTGGCCGTGAGTGCCTCGCGCGCCCGAGCAGGCGCGGCTGCCTGCGCCCCTTTGGAGGACGACGACTCCTGGGCCGTGGCGGCCGCCGCCAGCAGCATCACGATCATGATGGACCGCAGAAAATGCATGTCTGACCAGTGTAATACGAGTGTCGCTACCGCCCGGGGAAAGCGCCAACGCATGATAAAATCAGTGAAATCAGTACATCCATGGCAGAGATCAAGCGCAGACAATCCGTTACCGTGA includes these proteins:
- a CDS encoding site-2 protease family protein, with protein sequence MIAIVAFIAVLGLLVLIHEFGHFAAAKLFGVRVETFSIGFGKRLLGFTRGDTDYRISALPLGGYVKMSGENPLEPTTGDPGEFMSHPRWQRFVIALAGPFMNIALAVVLLTGVFMVHYEHPAYLDEPAVIGWVVEGSPAEAAGLQVGDRIVRVEDTQNPTWEDLSFKMLLNVDQPVEIAVQRGAAIMPLKITVPSDKQTRQPGDPGWAPADTVRVQSVEKDMPAAKAGLLPGDEIVQIDGKAVKSLVGVQLYLQKAKDNPVELTVLRGVPQGAAQNAGQQVKLTVKPVLASSEESDGEKYYRVGFSAPGRLRVDRLPFTAAVSRSVETNIRFSGMIFELLRKLVQRKVSIKQFDGPIGIGRAAGEAAQRKGWLPLILLTAAISLNLGIFNLLPIPIMDGGVILLLAIEGLMRRDINARIKERIYQAAFVFLILFAVVVIYNDLAKLPGLGKFLP
- a CDS encoding sel1 repeat family protein codes for the protein MHFLRSIMIVMLLAAAATAQESSSSKGAQAAAPARAREALTAKANAGDAGAAFVLGNMYEHGNGVPQSAAEAVKWYRKAAVLGNATAQFNLALILAKGRGVAADPVEAAKWYQKAAAQGDQQAAINLGILYAQGKGVKQDGAEAARWFRLAAEAGNPMAEYNLGLLYSEQLYSEGKTEADDDRQAALWLGKAAEHGVVAAQNNLGVLYADGRGVEKDLVQAYKWFALAGEAGDSNAADAVQALTAEMKPEEIAQAKRLAQEWVSKHSR